The Synechocystis sp. PCC 6714 genome includes the window TGAAGGATCTAATTGATCCAAACTTTAGACAAAACTGATTCGATCAACTAAGCCCAATCCTTTGGCGATCGAGCTTAAACACAGACAATCCTAACGCAAGGATTCCCCCACCTAGAGAGATTGACCGGTGCCAAGTTTGCCTTAGCCCTCGATATAGTTGAGATCCACTAGCTTTTGCCAAATTTTGCCTACGCTCTCATCTAGTTCCTCTAGATCTGTGCGGCACTCCACATCGGGGCTGGTGGGGGGTTCGTAGGGGTCATCAATGCCAGTGAAACCTTTAATTTCTCCACTGCGGGCTTTGGCGTATAGACCTTTGACATCCCGCTCTTCACAAACGGCCAGGGGCGCATTAACAAATACTTCCAGGAAATCCTCAATGGTCTGTTTAACTTCTTCCCGGATGGCTCGGTAGGGGGAAATGGCAGAAACTAAAACAATCACGCCATTGCGGGTAAGCAAATGGGATACAAAACCAATGCGCCGAATGTTGGTATCCCGGTCTTCCTTGCTAAAACCCAGTCCTTTGGTCAGGTTAGTGCGTACCACATCACCATCCAAAACTTCCAGACGGTGGCCGCTATCCCGTAATTTTTTTTCTAACGCATGAGTAATGGTGGTTTTCCCCGCTCCACTCAGTCCCGTTAACCAGATTGTTACACCACGTTGTTGCATAGATAGTCTAGGAATTTTTCAAAAATTGTCGATACTGCCGAGGAATTCCCGCAGGATTTGCAGAGTAATGCGCCGCCCTTGAGCTTAGCTTTTTCGTTACCCGTTGACAATGGCGGATTTTCTCCAATTTTTGCCCCGGGTAGGTGACTTTGCTTAACCTTTCCATAGCCTAACCATAAGTTTTTCTTAATTTGCCTGTGAAAAACTGTAGCAGGGACTAGAACGTGTACTTTGCCGATGGCAGATTTTAATATCTCCCGGCGATCGCCAGCACCGGTTGAAGATTTTGCCCCACTTTTTCCTGATTGACAAATTTTTGAAGCAATTATGACCATTAACAGCGGCGTTAGTTTGATTAGCAAAATTGGCGGCTTTGCCAGTAGCAATGGGGCAGAAATTCCCGCCTTTGACCCCGGTACTAAGCGCCTATTTGTGGTCGCCGGTGAATTAATCGAGATTCTAGATCTAGGTGACCCCACTAGCCCAATTAAGATCGGGGATTTAGGGATCAATTTCAATGACATTCCCTCCGGTTTTAGCCCCGTGCCCAATAGTGTGGCCGTGGGTAAGACTGGCACCCCCAGCGCAGGGATTGTGGCCGTATCTTTAGCAATTCGAGATGACTTGAATAACCAAGAAGCCGGTCAAGTGCAGTTCTTCGATGCGGCCACCGGCGAGTTCCTGGGCAAAGTTCTGGTGGGCTTTTTGCCCGATATGATCACCTTTAGCCCTGACGGGACGAAGGTTTTAACCGCCAACGAAGGGGAACCAAACGAAAGCTATACAGTGGATCCCGTTGGTTCGGTCAGCATTATTGATATTAACGGCGGATTTGCTAATCTCAGCTCCCAGACAGCGACTTTTGACAGTTTTAATGGTCAGAAAACTGAGTTGCAATCCTCTGGAGTAAGACTTTTCGGGCAAATTTTTGATAATAACGGCAACTTTGTGCGGAATAGTACCGTAGCTGAAGACGTGGAGCCGGAATATATTGCTTTTAGCGGTGATGGCACCAAAGCTTGGGTGACTTTACAGGAAAATAATGCCGTTGCAGTGATTGATATAGCTACCGCTACGGTGGAGGTAATTCTACCCCTTGGTTTTAAGGACCACAGCTTGCCAGGCAATGGATTGGACGCCAGTGACCGTGACGGCGGAATTAATATTCAAAATTGGCCTATTTTCGGGATGTATATGCCCGATAGCATTGCTTCTTTTACCGTTGGCGACCAAACTTACTATATAACTGCCAACGAAGGGGATGCTCGCAATCGTCCTTCCGGTGATGATATCTTACCCTCTCCCTTTGATGGTGAAGGGGATATTTTTGTTGAAGAAGCTCGGATTAAAGATTTAGTTCTGGATCCCATCGCTTTTCCCAATGCGGCAGAGTTACAAGCAGATGCTAACCTTGGCCGTTTGACGGTAACGACAAAATTTGGGGACATTGATGGGGATGGGGATTTTGACGAACTTTATGTCTATGGTTCCCGTTCTTTTTCCATTTGGAATCAAAATGGCAGTTTAGTTTATGACAGTGGCGAAGATTTCGAGCGGATCATTGCCGAAGCAGTGCCGGAGTTTTTCAGTGCTAGCAACGACAATAACAGTTTCGACAACCGTAGTGATAATAAAGGGCCTGAACCGGAAGGGGTGACAGTAGGCACCATCGATGGCCGCACCTACGCCTTTGTGGGGCTAGAGCGCATTGGTGGCGTAATGGTTTATGACGTAACCAACCCTGAAGCCCCTGAGTTTGTGCAGTACATTAACCCCCGGGATTTTACCGTCGATCCAGAGTCTAATTTGACCGATTCCGGCCCGGAGGGATTAATCTTCATCGATGCCGCCGACAGTCCCAACGGTAAGCCATTGCTGGTGGTGAGCAATGAGGTGAGTCAAACCACTGCCATTTTTGAGGTTAATGTACCCACTCCCCAACCTTTCACCCTGCAATTGTTCCATGCTTCTGACCAGGAGGGGGGAGTGCCGGCTTTGGATGATGCGCCCCGGTTTTCCGCTGTGCTCAATGCCCTACTGCAACAGGATATTGACAGTGATGGTGTGCCCGGTTTTGCTAATAATCTAATTTTGTCTTCCGGTGATGCCTACATCCCTGGATTATTTTTCGGTGCATCGGCAGACGTTTTCGGTGGTTTAGGCCGGGCGGATATTCTTATCCAAAATCAATTAGGATTCCAGGCGATCGCCTTTGGCAACCATGAATTTGACTTGGGCACAGGGTTGATCGCGGATTTGATTGGGGGCGATCCGGCGGATAATTTCCCTGGGGCAAACTTTCCCTACCTAAGTAGCAATCTAGACTTCACTACTGATGGCAATTTAAGCCCTTTGATCACAGCGGATGGCCAGGAAGCCAGCACCATTCCCGGCAAAATCGCTGCCAGCACCATCATCACCGTCAATGGAGAAAAAATTGGCATTGTCGGGGCCACTACACCCACCCTAAGGACAATTTCTAGCCCCGGTAATGTGGGTGTTTTCCCCAGTCCCTTTGGCGGAACTCCCAGTGCCGAAGAGTTGGACGCATTGGCCGCGATCATTCAAGCAGATGTGGATGCGTTGCTGTTGGCCAACCCCGGGCTCAACAAAGTAATACTTCTGTCTCATATGCAACAGATCAGCATTGAACAGGAATTGGCTTCCCGCCTCAGCCACGTTGATATTATTGTGGCCGGTGGTTCCAATACCCGTTTAGTGGATGAAGACGATCGCCTCCGGGCTGGGGACACAGCCCAGGGTATCTACCCCATTATCAAAACTGGGGCGGATGGTAAACCCGTAGCCGTGGTCAATACCGATGGTAACTATAAATATGTCGGTCGTCTGGTGATCGATTTTGACGGGGAAGGGGTAATCGTTCCTGAAAGCTATGATCCCAACATCAGTGGAGTCTATGCCACCGATGAGCAGGGGGTGGCGGATCTCAATGCCGCTGGACTGATTGACCCGGAAATCCAAGCCATTGTGAACCAACTACGGGAAGTCATTGTGGCCAAAGAAAGTAATGTATTTGGTATCAGTAATGTGTACCTCGAAGGTTCCCGCCCAGCCATTCGTCAGCAAGAAACTAATCTGGGGAACCTTACCGCCGATGCCAACTTGGCGATCGCTAAAACCATCGATTCCTCTGTAGTTATTTCCCTAAAAAATGGGGGCGGTATTCGGGATGACATCGGCCAAGTTTTAACTCCTCCTGGAGGAACTGGAGAACCAGAACGACTTCCCAACGAAGCCGTCACCGATGCAGAGGGCAATATTATTAAGCCCGAAGGGGGAATTTCTGAAACTGATATTGCCAATGCCCTCAGTTTTAACAATGGCCTGAGTTTAATCACTGTCACCGCTGCTGAATTACTGGCCCTAGTGGAACACGGGGTGGCCGCTAGTGATGGCACTAATCAACAGGGTCGTTTTCCCCAAGTCAGTGGCTTTGCCTTCAGTTTTGACCTTAACCGTGCCCCTGGCGATCAGGTTCTTTCCCTGGCGATCGAAGATGAAACAGGCAAAGACTTGGATGTTGTGGTGCGAAATGGCGAATTGGTTGGAGATCCTAGCCGCACCTTCCGCATGGTCACCCTGGGCTTTTTGGCCGATGGTGGTGATGGTTACCCCTTCCCCATGGGAGCATCAACTAACAGGGTGGATTTGAACGAATCTACCGATGCTCCCCGCACCGGCCTAGCCACCTTTGCCCCCGATGGTTCCGAACAAGATGTCCTGGCGGAATATTTAGCTGCTAACTTCAACAGCCCAGAAACCGCATTTAATCAGGCAGATACTTCCCCGGAATTTGATACCCGCATTCAAAATCTGGCTTTCCGCATTGATAGCGTGATTGATCCCATTGACCCGATCGCCAATGAAATTGGCGTAGTGGCCGAAAACGGCTTCTTCTTTGTTCTATTTCCCAATGGTGATGAAGTACAGCTTAAATTTAACAATCAACCCTTTGCCAGTAACACTTTTGGCAATTGGCAGATTTTGGAGGCAGAAACGGTAAACGGAATCAATCAGGTCCTTTGGCAAAATTCCGATCTTGGTCAAATTGGCGTTTGGAATGCTGACTCCAACTGGAACTGGATTTCCTCGGAAACTTGGCCCACCAATTCCTTCAATACCCTGCAAGCAGAGGTCACCTTCCAGATTGACATCAACAACGATGACCTCCTTGGCGATCGCCTGATGAATGTGGAAACCCAGGGCAATGTTAGTTTGCTAGAAGGAATCTTCGGCAATTACTACGTCGAAACCGGCGATGACTTAACAACCCCCATCAAATACCTAGGGGAAGCCTTTGACAACAACTTGGGCAATTGGCAAGCTCTGGCGGCGGAAACCGTACAAGGGATTAACCAGGTTCTGTGGCAAAATCTTGACACCAACCAAATCGGTGTTTGGAACACTAGCTCTAACTGGAACTGGATTTCCTCCAATGTATTTGATGCTGGTTCTCCCGAGGCGATCGCCCAAGCTGGTATTTTCGGCGTCAACATCGGTGGAACAATGGTTGCCTAACTAACCCTGCCATTATTGCCGGAACAAACTAACCCCCCACCGGAGTTTAATTAACCGAGCTGGGGGATTTTTTGTTGTGCTCTAATCTGGGCTTTCAAAGATTGGAAAAAACCTGTCTAGCCTTTGGGGGAGAAGAACAGGAGGGGAAAC containing:
- a CDS encoding choice-of-anchor I family protein; translated protein: MTINSGVSLISKIGGFASSNGAEIPAFDPGTKRLFVVAGELIEILDLGDPTSPIKIGDLGINFNDIPSGFSPVPNSVAVGKTGTPSAGIVAVSLAIRDDLNNQEAGQVQFFDAATGEFLGKVLVGFLPDMITFSPDGTKVLTANEGEPNESYTVDPVGSVSIIDINGGFANLSSQTATFDSFNGQKTELQSSGVRLFGQIFDNNGNFVRNSTVAEDVEPEYIAFSGDGTKAWVTLQENNAVAVIDIATATVEVILPLGFKDHSLPGNGLDASDRDGGINIQNWPIFGMYMPDSIASFTVGDQTYYITANEGDARNRPSGDDILPSPFDGEGDIFVEEARIKDLVLDPIAFPNAAELQADANLGRLTVTTKFGDIDGDGDFDELYVYGSRSFSIWNQNGSLVYDSGEDFERIIAEAVPEFFSASNDNNSFDNRSDNKGPEPEGVTVGTIDGRTYAFVGLERIGGVMVYDVTNPEAPEFVQYINPRDFTVDPESNLTDSGPEGLIFIDAADSPNGKPLLVVSNEVSQTTAIFEVNVPTPQPFTLQLFHASDQEGGVPALDDAPRFSAVLNALLQQDIDSDGVPGFANNLILSSGDAYIPGLFFGASADVFGGLGRADILIQNQLGFQAIAFGNHEFDLGTGLIADLIGGDPADNFPGANFPYLSSNLDFTTDGNLSPLITADGQEASTIPGKIAASTIITVNGEKIGIVGATTPTLRTISSPGNVGVFPSPFGGTPSAEELDALAAIIQADVDALLLANPGLNKVILLSHMQQISIEQELASRLSHVDIIVAGGSNTRLVDEDDRLRAGDTAQGIYPIIKTGADGKPVAVVNTDGNYKYVGRLVIDFDGEGVIVPESYDPNISGVYATDEQGVADLNAAGLIDPEIQAIVNQLREVIVAKESNVFGISNVYLEGSRPAIRQQETNLGNLTADANLAIAKTIDSSVVISLKNGGGIRDDIGQVLTPPGGTGEPERLPNEAVTDAEGNIIKPEGGISETDIANALSFNNGLSLITVTAAELLALVEHGVAASDGTNQQGRFPQVSGFAFSFDLNRAPGDQVLSLAIEDETGKDLDVVVRNGELVGDPSRTFRMVTLGFLADGGDGYPFPMGASTNRVDLNESTDAPRTGLATFAPDGSEQDVLAEYLAANFNSPETAFNQADTSPEFDTRIQNLAFRIDSVIDPIDPIANEIGVVAENGFFFVLFPNGDEVQLKFNNQPFASNTFGNWQILEAETVNGINQVLWQNSDLGQIGVWNADSNWNWISSETWPTNSFNTLQAEVTFQIDINNDDLLGDRLMNVETQGNVSLLEGIFGNYYVETGDDLTTPIKYLGEAFDNNLGNWQALAAETVQGINQVLWQNLDTNQIGVWNTSSNWNWISSNVFDAGSPEAIAQAGIFGVNIGGTMVA
- the cysC gene encoding adenylyl-sulfate kinase — its product is MQQRGVTIWLTGLSGAGKTTITHALEKKLRDSGHRLEVLDGDVVRTNLTKGLGFSKEDRDTNIRRIGFVSHLLTRNGVIVLVSAISPYRAIREEVKQTIEDFLEVFVNAPLAVCEERDVKGLYAKARSGEIKGFTGIDDPYEPPTSPDVECRTDLEELDESVGKIWQKLVDLNYIEG